A window of Leptotrichia wadei contains these coding sequences:
- a CDS encoding DUF4132 domain-containing protein: MVEEMIKNLVESAKTEHIRNEIRYFLNGSVEKIVNIHKRDLRYINNLEMNKFMEKDEFLESEAGKILIKYFKYMYDNFSEELSYQFTNFPLKYKIYKILGFSNEFVKKDFENNSEIKTKEILWNNCKYFINYFEDLANEYIQNYKLYSNNFLIKLGVLIIVKNIEAVNKGKVRNEVEIKKLDNIFTGYIASKINKIGMDEMFEKYLDSGNFRKYFQSMETLEFGEVRKYLEKRFYEVIIENSQISDIIAEGIKLFIIFSGIEFSPTNNDYNYRNRMFKKIMENFEKYDFSHGQKTYLLVNYGSNIIFENLKNSKIIYKLFKDTIKENLKNTKEILCYNLNENRLEYSFLLHFLIRENLINENEKNKLLKKSESILIEQLKRLFEMSAWEWHPANFRNLNFLQENDINWENIFVSCQGSKAAIILWEKSKIIFSLLKYSNMYQKIFQLLIRCVERVNIFEDIFIKYSIIYGITDLRQMLDELWNYNLPISFINKKYFEYIEKIDNNNENNKIWMEFLHEHEKELYESFENDIISSKVIEKYVNILYSKDNGFDYVKLPELLIRADITVKNKIEKILKNQMNNAQVRLKIEEISKNQNDSVESIASNLIKYWKNIEAQEKIEGLTDLNDIIDYADNLCLEKHEENAVFSTEVDYNSIRLKGENKRIPSKLIKYYISEYILSEDIRSIDVCNKIEEIAQKEDLRKFVKKIFERWKASKFNPKYKNLFIPLIRTASLKQIYEMINIVDMLVSEYNKIAVAAYGIRVLTLRKEVKEIGILLNGFSLNYKDKRIRIAADEALGMITEREGISRDELNDILVPDFGFGMDRIKIFNYGEKKVTAVLEIEEEPQKVILFDESGRSMRSFPRINKKRRSDDVLEKCKKELKYIKKQLKVISLVQNDNLLKAFFTQRKWTVKKWKEVFIKNPVMQKYAMLLIWKEIDNENKTINTFRYTRNGIFKTINEKEYELGEDTYINLLYLPEISSNDQEYWKKYFKDNKLKQPISQLNMPIYKLIGKNQESIEVLDYNEKEFLIKELRKQSSKLGFEISCGNDGMAYGIHYYDENAKTKIVIMTDSFFPREYSKISKIRKILFFKDNVSFHYEDISQSMKKQDVKPLKLKDVSDRVLSLACYVSEIL, from the coding sequence ATGGTTGAAGAAATGATAAAGAATCTTGTTGAATCAGCTAAAACGGAGCATATTCGTAATGAGATTCGGTATTTTTTGAATGGATCGGTAGAAAAAATTGTAAATATTCATAAGAGAGATTTGCGCTATATTAATAATCTTGAGATGAATAAATTTATGGAAAAGGATGAGTTTTTGGAAAGTGAGGCGGGAAAAATACTAATTAAGTATTTTAAATATATGTATGATAATTTTTCTGAGGAATTAAGTTATCAGTTTACAAATTTTCCATTAAAATATAAAATTTATAAAATTTTAGGCTTTTCTAATGAATTTGTAAAAAAAGATTTTGAAAATAATTCAGAAATTAAAACTAAAGAGATTCTTTGGAATAATTGTAAATATTTCATTAATTATTTTGAAGATTTGGCAAATGAATATATTCAAAATTATAAATTATATTCAAATAACTTTTTAATAAAATTAGGAGTGTTAATAATTGTCAAAAATATTGAGGCTGTGAATAAAGGAAAAGTAAGAAACGAAGTGGAAATAAAAAAATTAGATAATATCTTTACAGGCTATATTGCGAGTAAAATTAATAAAATCGGCATGGATGAAATGTTTGAAAAGTATCTGGATAGCGGAAATTTTAGAAAATATTTTCAAAGTATGGAGACGCTTGAATTTGGAGAAGTGAGAAAATACCTTGAAAAAAGATTTTATGAAGTTATAATAGAAAATAGTCAAATTTCAGATATTATTGCTGAAGGAATTAAATTATTTATTATATTTTCAGGAATAGAATTTTCACCTACAAATAATGATTATAATTATCGTAATAGAATGTTTAAAAAAATAATGGAAAATTTTGAAAAATATGATTTTTCTCATGGACAGAAAACTTATCTTCTTGTAAATTACGGATCTAATATTATTTTTGAAAATCTTAAAAATTCTAAAATAATATATAAATTATTCAAAGATACAATTAAAGAAAATCTAAAAAACACAAAAGAAATCCTATGTTATAATTTAAATGAAAATAGATTGGAATATTCATTTTTACTACATTTTTTAATAAGAGAAAATTTAATTAATGAAAATGAAAAAAATAAATTGTTAAAAAAATCTGAAAGTATATTGATTGAACAGCTGAAAAGACTATTTGAAATGAGTGCATGGGAATGGCATCCAGCAAATTTCAGAAATCTAAATTTTTTACAAGAAAATGATATTAATTGGGAAAATATTTTTGTAAGCTGTCAAGGGAGTAAAGCGGCAATTATTTTATGGGAAAAAAGCAAAATAATATTTTCACTTTTGAAATATTCAAATATGTATCAAAAAATTTTTCAACTTTTAATAAGATGTGTGGAAAGAGTAAATATATTTGAGGATATTTTTATAAAATATAGTATAATCTATGGAATAACTGACCTTAGACAAATGTTGGATGAATTATGGAATTACAATTTACCAATAAGTTTTATTAATAAAAAATATTTTGAATATATTGAAAAAATAGATAATAATAACGAAAATAATAAAATTTGGATGGAATTTTTACATGAGCATGAAAAAGAATTGTATGAAAGCTTTGAAAATGATATAATATCAAGTAAGGTCATTGAAAAATATGTAAATATTTTATATTCAAAGGATAATGGATTTGATTATGTAAAATTGCCTGAATTATTAATAAGAGCAGATATAACTGTAAAAAATAAAATTGAAAAAATCTTGAAAAATCAAATGAATAATGCACAAGTAAGACTTAAAATAGAAGAAATTTCTAAAAATCAAAATGATTCTGTTGAATCTATTGCCAGTAATCTTATCAAATATTGGAAAAATATAGAAGCACAGGAAAAAATAGAAGGTCTGACAGATTTAAATGATATTATTGATTACGCAGATAACCTGTGTCTTGAAAAGCATGAGGAAAATGCAGTATTTAGTACAGAAGTTGATTATAATTCAATACGGTTGAAGGGTGAAAATAAAAGAATACCATCTAAATTAATAAAATATTATATTTCAGAATATATATTATCAGAGGACATAAGGAGTATTGATGTATGTAATAAAATAGAGGAAATTGCACAAAAGGAAGATTTAAGAAAATTTGTCAAGAAAATATTTGAAAGATGGAAGGCATCTAAATTCAATCCAAAGTATAAAAATCTTTTTATACCACTAATAAGAACTGCAAGTTTAAAACAAATATATGAAATGATAAATATAGTTGATATGCTTGTGAGCGAATATAATAAAATTGCAGTTGCCGCTTATGGAATAAGAGTTTTGACATTGCGAAAGGAAGTTAAGGAAATAGGAATACTTCTAAATGGATTTAGCTTGAATTATAAGGACAAAAGGATTAGAATTGCTGCTGATGAGGCATTAGGGATGATTACAGAAAGAGAAGGAATTTCTAGGGATGAATTAAATGATATTTTAGTTCCAGATTTTGGCTTTGGAATGGATAGGATAAAAATTTTTAATTATGGGGAAAAGAAAGTAACAGCAGTGCTTGAAATTGAAGAAGAACCTCAAAAAGTTATTCTTTTTGATGAAAGTGGCAGATCTATGAGAAGTTTTCCAAGAATAAATAAAAAAAGAAGAAGTGATGATGTGCTTGAAAAATGCAAAAAGGAGCTAAAATATATAAAAAAACAATTAAAAGTAATATCGCTAGTTCAAAATGACAATTTACTAAAGGCTTTTTTTACCCAAAGAAAATGGACTGTAAAAAAATGGAAGGAAGTTTTTATAAAAAATCCTGTTATGCAAAAATATGCAATGCTGCTTATTTGGAAAGAAATTGACAATGAAAATAAAACAATAAATACATTTAGATATACTAGAAATGGAATTTTTAAAACAATTAATGAAAAAGAATATGAATTAGGTGAAGATACTTATATAAATCTTTTGTATCTTCCTGAAATATCTAGTAATGATCAAGAATATTGGAAAAAATATTTTAAAGATAATAAATTAAAACAACCGATAAGTCAATTAAATATGCCAATTTATAAATTAATAGGAAAAAATCAGGAAAGTATAGAAGTTTTAGATTATAATGAAAAAGAATTTCTCATAAAAGAATTACGAAAACAAAGTTCAAAATTGGGATTTGAAATTAGCTGTGGAAATGATGGAATGGCATACGGAATTCATTATTATGATGAAAATGCAAAAACAAAAATTGTTATTATGACAGATTCATTTTTTCCAAGAGAATATTCAAAAATATCAAAAATAAGAAAGATATTGTTTTTTAAAGATAATGTATCATTTCATTATGAGGATATTTCACAAAGTATGAAAAAACAGGATGTAAAACCTTTAAAATTAAAAGATGTTTCAGATAGAGTATTAAGTCTAGCGTGTTATGTATCTGAAATTTTGTAA
- a CDS encoding RNA-guided endonuclease TnpB family protein, translated as MKYNLAFKYRIYPNKEQELLINKTFGCVRFVYNTILYTANKIYEETGKNKIITPASLKSENQFLKEVDSLALANAQLNVKRSFMNFFQKRAKFPKFKSKKNNIKTYTTNCVNNSIRIEENKYLILPKLKRVKLKYHREIPKDYKIKSVTLTNSNGNYYVSVLAEFEKEIQKVASNDKVIGLDFSMSELFFSSENQRADYPKYFRMLEKKLKKLQKSLSRKVKFSKNWYKQKVKISKLHEYIKNCRRDFLHKLSKKLSEVYNAVVVEDLNMKGMSQALNFGKSVGDNGWGIFLRMLEYKLMFLGKQFLKIDKWFPSSKTCSRCGNIKEKLKLSERSYKCECCGIEIDRDYNAALNIRDVGKEMLEY; from the coding sequence GTGAAATATAATTTAGCATTCAAATACAGGATTTATCCAAATAAGGAGCAGGAATTATTGATAAACAAGACTTTTGGATGTGTTCGTTTTGTCTACAATACGATCTTGTATACTGCGAATAAAATTTATGAAGAAACCGGAAAAAATAAAATAATTACACCTGCCAGTTTGAAAAGTGAAAATCAATTTTTAAAAGAAGTGGACAGCTTGGCACTTGCAAATGCTCAATTAAATGTAAAACGATCGTTTATGAATTTCTTTCAGAAGAGAGCGAAGTTTCCAAAGTTCAAATCTAAAAAGAATAATATTAAAACTTACACAACAAATTGTGTAAATAATTCGATACGAATAGAGGAAAACAAATATTTGATTTTGCCAAAATTGAAAAGAGTAAAATTAAAATATCATAGAGAAATACCGAAGGATTACAAGATAAAGTCAGTAACATTGACAAACAGTAATGGAAATTATTATGTTTCTGTTTTGGCGGAATTTGAAAAAGAAATTCAAAAAGTAGCTAGTAATGATAAAGTAATTGGACTTGATTTTTCAATGTCTGAATTATTTTTCAGTTCTGAAAACCAAAGGGCTGATTATCCAAAATATTTTAGGATGTTGGAGAAAAAATTGAAGAAATTACAGAAGTCATTGTCAAGAAAAGTGAAATTTTCTAAAAATTGGTATAAGCAAAAAGTGAAAATATCAAAATTGCATGAATATATCAAAAATTGTCGAAGGGATTTTTTGCATAAATTATCGAAAAAATTGTCTGAAGTGTATAATGCTGTGGTTGTTGAGGATTTGAATATGAAAGGGATGAGTCAGGCATTAAATTTTGGGAAAAGTGTAGGAGATAATGGGTGGGGAATATTTTTGAGGATGCTTGAATATAAACTGATGTTTTTAGGGAAACAATTTTTGAAGATAGATAAGTGGTTTCCATCGTCGAAAACTTGTAGTAGATGTGGAAATATTAAAGAAAAACTGAAATTGTCAGAAAGAAGCTATAAATGTGAGTGCTGTGGAATTGAAATTGATAGAGATTACAATGCGGCACTGAATATAAGAGATGTTGGAAAAGAAATGTTGGAATATTAG